In bacterium, the genomic window CAGGCGCGGTGAGTCATTGATTTGGGCGCCCCGCGCGGGGCGCATTGATGACTTTTTGCGAAGTCATCATCTTTAATCGCCACACAGTTAGCTGACATCTCATTTGCATCATGAATAATGCGGGCTAGCTGTGGCGTGACAAGCCGTGCCTCCGTGCTGCATGCTCTTCCGGGCTCTGACGCCGGTCGGCCGGAACCCATCTTCCCAGATTTTCTCTGTGCTCTTAGTGAGTTCTGTGGTGCAACAGCCTTTTCAAGCTCTGACGGCATACGCCTGAATCTTCCACCCCCCAGCTGTATTGTTTCCTCTGGGTACTCATTTCCCGGAAGGACCCTTTACCCTAATTCGCTACCCCGCCCTCCCTGCGCTCTCCCAGCTGGCCCTCCGTCGCCTCCCCCGAAATCCCCATTTCCCTGTGATACGACTGGGGCTTGTGGCACCCCACCATGCATTTGCCCCCGTCGTCGAAGGGATAAAAGGTCATGGTGTAGCACATGAGCGTCTCGCACTCGTACTCGCGGAGCAGGTCAAAGGGCTGGGAGGAGCCGTGGGGGCTGTGGCAGGCAACGCACGAACGCGCCTTGCCCCTCTTGACGATGCCGTACTTGTTGGCCTTGAGCTCTCCCTGGACGTGGAGGTCGTGAAGGTTCCTGCCCCCGTCCCGGAAGTTGGTGACCCCGTCCTCCCCCTTGCCGGTAACAAGGGAGGGATCGTGGCACGCAAAGCACAGAGCGTACATCTCCGGGTCGAAACCATCCGGGTAACGCTCCTTGTTGTACGCGGCGATCAGGAGTTGCGGCTGGGGCCCGGAGTGGGCAGCGTGGCAGTCGGTGCAGCTGCCCTCCGTAAGGGCAGTGTGCAGTTTGTTGTCGAATTCACCCAGGATCTCGTGGCACTCCCCGCAAAGGGTGCGCTGGTCACTCAGGAGAAGGGGCCTGTTGGCCGAGGCGTGGGGTGTGTGGCAATCGGTACAGCTCCCATCGGAGACCGCCTCGTGAACGAAGGCCCCTTCGACCATGGAGTCGTGGCATTCGGAGCACAGCCCCTCGGCCGGGCCCGACAGCAAGGTGGCGTTGTCGGACGAGTGGGGGTCGTGGCAGGCCTGGCAGCCATCTTCCTTAATGATGCTGTGAAGCGCCCCCTCGTCGGCCACCTCGTGGCACTCGGAACACAGGGCCGGATCGGGCTTGATGAGCAGCGCCTTGTTCTTCGAGGCGTGGGGACTGTGGCAATCCACGCACCCTCCGTCCGCGGCGGCCTCGTGGACAACAGCCTTTTCCGCAGGGTCGTCGTGGCATTCGA contains:
- a CDS encoding cytochrome c3 family protein, translated to GSANKTLLVQDPATLCFECHDDPAEKAVVHEAAADGGCVDCHSPHASKNKALLIKPDPALCSECHEVADEGALHSIIKEDGCQACHDPHSSDNATLLSGPAEGLCSECHDSMVEGAFVHEAVSDGSCTDCHTPHASANRPLLLSDQRTLCGECHEILGEFDNKLHTALTEGSCTDCHAAHSGPQPQLLIAAYNKERYPDGFDPEMYALCFACHDPSLVTGKGEDGVTNFRDGGRNLHDLHVQGELKANKYGIVKRGKARSCVACHSPHGSSQPFDLLREYECETLMCYTMTFYPFDDGGKCMVGCHKPQSYHREMGISGEATEGQLGERREGGVAN